A segment of the Gemmatimonadota bacterium genome:
GACGCTCGCCCCCAACGTTCCGGAGGATCCGGTACAGAACATCGACGTTCGCGACCTGGCGAGATGGACCGTGGATCTGGTCGAGACGCCGGGCAACGGCGGTACCTACAACGCCGTCGGCGATCCCGGGGCGTTTGGAACGATGCTCGACGAGATCCGCGCGGCGATCAGCTCCGAAGCGACCTTCATCTGGGTCCCGACGGAGTTCATGGCGGAACACGGCGTCCGTCCGTGGGGCCACCTGACCAATTGGGTTCCGGTGGAAGGGGAGACCCTCGGGATGAACCAGGTGGCCAACGACGCCGCAGTGGCCGCCGGACTCGCCTTCCGTCCGATCGGCGAGACCGCGCTGGACACGCTGGAGTGGTGGAAGACCCTATCGGAGGAACGCCGAGCCGCTCCCCGAGCCGGACTTCCCGACGCTCTGGAAGAAGAGGTGCTCGCGGCCTGGGCGGACCGGTCGGCGGGCCTCCAGCCGGGAGAGGATTTCTAGCTGGACGACCAGCGCTCCCGTAGATCCGGTCAGCCGGAACCCGGGTCCAGCCGAAACGCGAGCGCTGCGGCGAAGCGGGTCGTGCCCAGGTCTTCCAGCCTGTACTCGTCGTCCGGAAGGTGCGGGAAACGGAAGCTCGCCGACCGTTCGCCGTCCAGTATCGAGCGCGGCACCTCGAATCGGGCCGGAGAGAGGGCGAATCCGGTGCCGAGAGCCTTGATGAGGGCCTCCTTCAGGCTCCAGAGCCGGTAGAAGACATCCGCCTTCCGGCTGGAGGCGGCCTCTAGCGAACGGCGTTCAGTCGGGCCGTAGACCCTGCTCCCGATTCCGTCGAAATCCCTGGCCGGAGCACGCACCTCGAGGTCCACGCCGAGCCCGTCGTGTTCCGAGAACGCGATCAGACCGTGCTGCCCGGAATGGCTCACATTGAAGCTCACCCGTGACGGGACGCCGTCGACGACGGCGTAAGGCTTGCCGTGCTCTCCGTATCCGAAGGCCAGCTCCCGATTTTCGCACCCGAGCCTCGCGCAAAGGTTAATCCTCAGCGCCGCCCGGCAAAGCGCGAACCTCCGGCCGGACCCATCGACCACGAACCCGCGCCACCGCACTCGCTCCGCTTCGTCCAGGAGCTCCAGGGCGTACTCTTCCCGTTCCGGGTCGGGCCGGAGATCGACGTGGAGGATGGGCGAGCCCCTGGCCGTGCGCCAACCGCTCCACCAGGTCGGTTCGGATGTCATTTTTCGCCAGACCTCCTCCGTGGGCGCGATGGCGATGCAGTCGGTGTTCTCATCTGCCGCGGAATATATCAGGTGCGTCGAAGGTTGGAACCGAGCAGGCGCTTGACGGATGCCGCCCGCAGCCGCCACACCGCTCGCGGTGCTCGTGCGAGTTTCGTCAAGGGCCGCTAGGTTGCGATTCCGGCGCGGCAAATCGAGTTCCGACGCCTGGATCGCCGGGGATGCCCACGAAACCACCGTCCATGAGACACCGACCAGCCCCATCAT
Coding sequences within it:
- a CDS encoding 4'-phosphopantetheinyl transferase superfamily protein — translated: MTSEPTWWSGWRTARGSPILHVDLRPDPEREEYALELLDEAERVRWRGFVVDGSGRRFALCRAALRINLCARLGCENRELAFGYGEHGKPYAVVDGVPSRVSFNVSHSGQHGLIAFSEHDGLGVDLEVRAPARDFDGIGSRVYGPTERRSLEAASSRKADVFYRLWSLKEALIKALGTGFALSPARFEVPRSILDGERSASFRFPHLPDDEYRLEDLGTTRFAAALAFRLDPGSG